A single region of the Lathamus discolor isolate bLatDis1 unplaced genomic scaffold, bLatDis1.hap1 Scaffold_52, whole genome shotgun sequence genome encodes:
- the CHCHD5 gene encoding coiled-coil-helix-coiled-coil-helix domain-containing protein 5: MWEAALEITARYCRTEMEQYGQCVAASPASWQRDCHQLRLSMSRCAAAHPIVRRIRQDCAEPFAAFEQCLRENQAAVVKCSEHVSAFLLCADRVKVST, translated from the exons ATGTG GGAAGCGGCCCTGGAGATCACGGCTCGCTACTGCCGCACGGAGATGGAGCAGTACGGGCAGTGCGTGGCCGCCAGCCCGGCCTCCTGGCAGCGCGACTGTCACCAGCTCCGCCTGAGCATGTCCCGCTGCGCCGCCGCGCA CCCCATCGTGCGGCGGATCCGGCAGGACTGCGCCGAGCCCTTCGCTGCCTTCGAGCAGTGCCTGCGGGAGAACCAGGCCGCCGTGGTGAAGTGCAGCGAGCACGTCAGCGCCTTCCTGCTCTGCGCCGACAGGGTGAAGGTCTCCACGTGA